A section of the Brevundimonas sp. AJA228-03 genome encodes:
- a CDS encoding TonB family protein translates to MSDPPDILPGPGQGGQGNGTGDGEGQGDGPGAGSGPLILRGASSGEILALVPPEARRRRVPGRASVTCVIRSDTRLEGCRVVSESPQGLGFGEAAIRVAETHFRFRPPTTAGGRPVEGFRATVVVLFGRQQA, encoded by the coding sequence GTGTCCGACCCGCCGGACATCTTGCCGGGACCGGGCCAGGGTGGCCAGGGCAACGGAACGGGTGACGGGGAGGGGCAGGGCGATGGGCCGGGAGCGGGCTCTGGCCCCCTCATCCTGCGCGGAGCGTCCAGCGGAGAAATCCTGGCCCTCGTGCCACCGGAGGCGCGCCGTCGGCGGGTGCCGGGTCGGGCGTCGGTCACCTGCGTGATCCGGTCCGATACGCGGCTGGAGGGCTGCCGCGTCGTGTCCGAAAGTCCGCAAGGGCTGGGCTTTGGCGAGGCGGCGATCCGTGTGGCGGAAACCCATTTCCGCTTTCGCCCGCCGACGACGGCTGGGGGGCGACCGGTCGAGGGATTCCGGGCGACGGTTGTGGTCCTGTTCGGTCGTCAGCAGGCGTGA
- a CDS encoding DNA-directed RNA polymerase subunit alpha: MIERNWQELIRPEKPQIELGSDAQRKARLVAEPLERGFGVTLGNALRRVLLSSLQGAAVTAIQIDGVVHEFSSLEGVREDVVDIVLNIKQLALRMHAEGPKRMTLRATGPGPVTAGQIDVPSDIEVLNPNHVICTLDDGASIRMELTVQNGKGYVASEFNRPEDAPIGLIAVDALYSPVKRVAYRVEPTRQGQSLDYDKLVLEVETNGAVSPVDAVAYASRILQDQLQIFITFDEPKKAVEASEGKPDLPFNPALLKKVDELELSVRSANCLKNDNIVYIGDLIQKTEGEMLRTPNFGRKSLNEIKEVLTSMGLSLGMDVPNWPPENIEDLAKKFDDQI, from the coding sequence ATGATCGAACGTAACTGGCAAGAGCTGATCCGTCCCGAGAAGCCGCAGATCGAGCTGGGCTCCGACGCCCAGCGCAAGGCCCGCCTGGTGGCCGAGCCCCTCGAACGCGGTTTCGGTGTGACGCTCGGCAACGCCCTGCGCCGCGTGCTGCTGTCATCGCTGCAAGGCGCGGCCGTGACGGCCATCCAGATCGATGGCGTCGTGCACGAATTCTCGTCGCTGGAAGGCGTGCGGGAAGACGTCGTCGACATCGTCCTGAACATCAAGCAGCTGGCGCTGCGCATGCACGCCGAGGGGCCCAAGCGCATGACCCTGCGCGCCACCGGCCCCGGGCCCGTGACCGCCGGCCAGATCGACGTCCCGTCGGACATCGAGGTGCTGAACCCCAACCACGTCATCTGCACCCTGGATGACGGTGCCTCGATCCGCATGGAACTGACCGTCCAGAACGGCAAGGGCTATGTCGCGTCCGAGTTCAACCGTCCCGAAGACGCCCCGATCGGCCTGATCGCCGTCGATGCCCTGTATTCGCCGGTCAAGCGCGTGGCCTATCGCGTCGAGCCGACCCGTCAGGGCCAGTCGCTGGACTATGACAAGCTGGTGCTGGAAGTCGAAACCAACGGTGCCGTCTCGCCTGTGGACGCCGTGGCCTATGCCTCGCGCATCCTGCAGGACCAGCTGCAGATCTTCATCACCTTCGACGAACCGAAGAAGGCCGTCGAGGCCTCCGAAGGCAAGCCCGACCTGCCGTTCAACCCGGCCCTGCTGAAGAAGGTCGACGAGCTGGAGCTGTCGGTCCGTTCGGCCAACTGCCTGAAGAACGACAACATCGTCTACATCGGCGACCTGATCCAGAAGACCGAGGGCGAGATGCTTCGCACCCCGAACTTCGGCCGCAAGTCGCTGAACGAGATCAAGGAAGTGCTGACCTCCATGGGTCTGTCGCTCGGCATGGACGTGCCGAACTGGCCCCCGGAAAACATCGAAGACCTGGCCAAGAAGTTCGACGACCAAATTTAG
- a CDS encoding GNAT family N-acetyltransferase: protein MQIDIVPYRPDHAAAWVALNEHWILDGGYALEAKDRLVLDDPEGAVLSKGGAIFMAERDPGLRRGEREAVGCCSLMVMPDGGCEVGKMAVAPDAQGLGLGQKLLEACEAHARAVGSPRLYLETNTSQTHAIALYRRFGFVDLPPQPSPYARCNVWMEKRL from the coding sequence ATGCAGATCGACATCGTCCCCTATCGCCCCGACCATGCCGCCGCCTGGGTCGCTCTGAACGAACACTGGATCCTCGACGGGGGCTATGCGCTCGAGGCCAAGGACCGGCTGGTGCTGGACGATCCGGAGGGGGCGGTCCTGTCGAAGGGCGGGGCCATCTTCATGGCGGAGCGGGACCCCGGCCTTCGCCGGGGTGAACGGGAGGCGGTCGGATGCTGTTCGTTGATGGTCATGCCGGACGGCGGCTGCGAGGTCGGCAAGATGGCGGTGGCGCCGGACGCGCAGGGGTTGGGTCTGGGACAAAAGCTGCTGGAGGCCTGCGAGGCCCACGCCCGGGCCGTCGGGTCACCCCGTCTGTATCTGGAAACAAATACCTCCCAGACCCACGCCATCGCCCTGTATCGCCGCTTCGGCTTCGTCGACCTGCCGCCGCAACCCAGTCCCTATGCCCGTTGCAATGTCTGGATGGAGAAGCGGCTGTGA
- a CDS encoding ABC transporter ATP-binding protein, whose translation MTAVIETRALTKTYGTVRALDGLSLTIPRGGVYGVLGPNGAGKSTLFRILLGLIRPTEGEAMVMGARVGAGVGDVAASRRMGSMIETPRFPPFMTARQVLDWLSLAHGLTPDAALVSGWLERVGLTEAADRKVRGFSVGMLQRLGVAAALITEPELVILDEPTSGMDPPGIQEMRALIRSLSEKDGITVVLASHQLLEVQRVCDRVAILNRGTLVREGSVTDLTSAGERLRLSLTPMAPAMAILGDRATVEGDALLATLPRAEAPALIRALVEAGVDIEEARWIGADLESVFMTETGSVQHVEAIR comes from the coding sequence ATGACCGCCGTGATCGAGACCCGCGCCCTGACCAAGACCTACGGGACCGTGCGCGCCCTGGACGGGCTCAGCCTGACCATCCCGCGCGGCGGCGTCTATGGCGTGCTGGGCCCCAATGGGGCGGGCAAGTCGACCCTGTTCCGCATCCTGCTGGGCCTGATCCGCCCGACCGAGGGCGAGGCCATGGTCATGGGCGCCAGAGTCGGGGCCGGCGTCGGCGACGTCGCCGCCAGCCGCCGCATGGGCTCGATGATCGAGACGCCGCGGTTCCCGCCCTTCATGACCGCCCGCCAGGTGCTGGACTGGCTGTCCCTCGCCCACGGCCTGACCCCCGACGCCGCCCTTGTCTCCGGCTGGCTGGAGCGGGTCGGCCTGACCGAGGCGGCGGACCGCAAGGTGCGCGGCTTTTCCGTCGGCATGCTGCAACGCCTGGGCGTCGCCGCCGCCCTGATCACCGAGCCGGAACTGGTCATCCTCGATGAGCCCACCAGCGGCATGGATCCCCCCGGCATCCAGGAGATGCGCGCCCTGATCCGCTCCCTGTCGGAAAAGGACGGCATTACGGTCGTCCTGGCCAGCCACCAGCTGCTGGAGGTCCAGCGCGTCTGCGACCGCGTCGCCATCCTGAACCGGGGCACCCTGGTCCGCGAGGGCTCCGTCACCGACCTGACCTCGGCCGGCGAACGCCTGCGCCTGTCCCTGACCCCGATGGCGCCGGCCATGGCCATCCTCGGCGACCGGGCCACGGTCGAGGGCGACGCCCTGCTTGCCACCCTGCCCCGCGCCGAGGCCCCCGCCCTGATCCGCGCCCTGGTCGAGGCCGGTGTCGACATCGAGGAGGCCCGCTGGATCGGGGCCGATCTGGAAAGCGTCTTCATGACCGAAACCGGTTCCGTCCAGCATGTGGAGGCGATCCGATGA
- the rpmD gene encoding 50S ribosomal protein L30, with the protein MAKTDAKTVTVRQTGSPIRRKNDQRATLVGLGLNRMGRESTLEDTPSVRGMIAKVAHLTEIVEK; encoded by the coding sequence ATGGCCAAGACTGACGCCAAGACGGTTACCGTCAGGCAGACCGGCTCGCCGATCCGCCGCAAGAACGACCAGCGCGCCACCCTGGTGGGCCTGGGTCTGAACCGCATGGGCCGCGAGTCCACGCTGGAAGACACCCCCTCGGTCCGCGGGATGATCGCCAAGGTCGCCCACCTGACCGAGATCGTCGAGAAGTAA
- the rpsK gene encoding 30S ribosomal protein S11, with product MAKEPGRVKKRERKNITSGVAHVNASFNNTMITITDAQGNAISWSSAGHMGFKGSRKSTPYAAQMAAEDAGKKAQEHGVKTLEVNVSGPGSGRESALRALQSVGLTITTIRDVTPMPHNGCRPPKRRRV from the coding sequence ATGGCCAAGGAACCGGGTCGCGTAAAGAAACGCGAGCGCAAGAACATCACCTCGGGCGTCGCCCATGTGAATGCGTCTTTCAACAACACCATGATCACGATCACCGATGCCCAGGGCAATGCGATCTCGTGGTCGTCGGCGGGTCACATGGGCTTCAAGGGGTCGCGCAAGTCGACGCCCTATGCCGCCCAGATGGCCGCCGAAGACGCCGGCAAGAAGGCCCAGGAACACGGCGTCAAGACGCTGGAAGTCAATGTCTCGGGTCCTGGCTCCGGCCGGGAGTCGGCCCTGCGCGCGCTGCAGTCGGTCGGCCTGACCATCACGACCATCCGCGACGTCACGCCGATGCCGCATAACGGCTGCCGTCCCCCCAAGCGCCGCCGCGTCTAG
- a CDS encoding ABC transporter permease subunit, with protein MSVTLLPDALRSEAYRLVRNRMAVLWSVFFVPLLFVLGGLIYHWVNKSKAADLAAAARLPADLLAAAPVNLMDGLGVGVSAMANGAVLVFMLIGAATLYAGDYRWETWRLTSARNSRVNLILGKVAVFKLAALATMATFLVAGLIYSLSEALIYGKALTIDPEGFEAGQFVLLVLLAWVRIVQYAMIALLTAVVTRSLLASLFVPVVIGFAQSFLGGPGLPLLGWEPTQWKAQLLLPGLAYDTLKVTIGGAPGQPDGLALKAIVSLTLWTLAPLTAAIAWFSRQDLSKE; from the coding sequence ATGAGCGTGACCCTGTTGCCCGATGCCCTGCGCTCCGAGGCCTACCGGCTCGTCCGCAATCGCATGGCCGTGTTATGGAGCGTCTTCTTCGTCCCGCTGCTGTTCGTGCTCGGCGGCCTGATCTATCACTGGGTCAACAAGAGCAAGGCCGCCGATCTCGCCGCCGCGGCCCGTCTGCCTGCGGACCTGCTGGCCGCTGCCCCCGTGAACCTGATGGACGGCCTGGGGGTCGGTGTCAGTGCCATGGCCAATGGCGCGGTCCTCGTCTTCATGCTGATCGGCGCCGCCACCCTCTATGCCGGCGACTATCGCTGGGAGACCTGGCGACTGACCAGTGCCCGCAACAGCCGGGTCAATCTGATCCTCGGCAAGGTCGCGGTGTTCAAGCTGGCGGCGCTGGCGACCATGGCGACCTTTCTGGTCGCCGGCCTGATCTACAGCCTCAGCGAGGCCCTGATCTATGGCAAGGCGCTCACCATCGACCCGGAGGGGTTCGAGGCCGGTCAGTTCGTGCTTCTGGTCCTGCTGGCCTGGGTGCGGATCGTCCAGTACGCCATGATCGCCCTGCTGACCGCCGTGGTCACCCGTTCGCTGCTGGCCAGCCTCTTCGTGCCGGTCGTCATCGGCTTCGCCCAGTCGTTTCTGGGCGGCCCGGGCCTGCCCCTGCTGGGCTGGGAGCCGACCCAGTGGAAGGCCCAGCTGCTGCTCCCCGGCCTCGCCTATGACACCCTGAAGGTCACGATCGGCGGCGCGCCCGGACAGCCCGACGGCCTGGCGCTGAAGGCCATCGTCAGCCTGACCCTCTGGACCCTCGCCCCCCTCACCGCCGCCATCGCCTGGTTCAGCCGTCAGGACCTGTCGAAGGAGTAG
- a CDS encoding adenylate kinase, producing MNLILFGPPAAGKGTQAKRLVEQRGMVQLSTGDMLREAIASGSELGKQCQEIMSRGGLIADDIVIALIAARLKEAEEAGGAIFDGFPRTIAQAEALDAMLVKLGKKIDAVVRLKVDDDALLARVSKRFAEQGRPDDNPESFKVRLEAYNRNTAPLLPYYGDRGLLTEVDGMGSIETVAAAISGALARA from the coding sequence ATGAACCTGATCCTGTTCGGGCCCCCCGCGGCCGGCAAGGGCACCCAGGCCAAGCGGCTGGTCGAACAGCGCGGCATGGTCCAGCTGTCCACCGGCGACATGCTGCGCGAGGCGATCGCTTCCGGCTCCGAGCTGGGCAAGCAGTGCCAGGAGATCATGTCGAGGGGCGGCCTGATCGCCGACGACATCGTCATCGCCCTGATCGCCGCCCGTCTGAAGGAAGCCGAGGAGGCCGGTGGGGCCATCTTCGACGGCTTCCCCCGCACCATCGCCCAGGCCGAGGCGCTGGACGCCATGCTGGTCAAGCTGGGCAAGAAGATCGACGCCGTGGTGCGGCTGAAGGTCGACGACGATGCCCTGCTGGCGCGGGTCTCGAAACGGTTCGCCGAGCAGGGCCGCCCGGACGACAATCCCGAGAGCTTCAAGGTCCGGCTGGAGGCCTACAACCGCAACACCGCGCCGCTGCTGCCCTACTATGGCGACCGGGGTCTGCTGACCGAGGTGGACGGCATGGGCTCGATCGAGACGGTCGCTGCCGCGATTTCCGGGGCCCTCGCCCGGGCCTGA
- the rplQ gene encoding 50S ribosomal protein L17, with protein MRHGAAHRKLGRTASHRTAMFANMAASLIKHEQITTTLPKAKELRPFVEKLVTLGKKGDLHARRQAISHVRDVTQVGKLFETIGPRYADRQGGYIRIMKAGYRHGDNAPMAVIEFVDRDTSAKGLDSGPVADYEGDDE; from the coding sequence ATGCGCCACGGCGCCGCCCACCGCAAACTCGGCCGCACGGCCAGCCATCGCACCGCCATGTTCGCGAACATGGCCGCGTCGCTGATCAAGCACGAGCAGATCACCACGACCCTGCCCAAGGCCAAGGAACTGCGTCCCTTCGTTGAAAAGCTGGTCACGCTCGGCAAGAAGGGCGACCTGCACGCCCGTCGTCAGGCCATCAGCCACGTTCGCGACGTGACCCAGGTCGGCAAGCTGTTCGAGACGATCGGCCCGCGCTATGCCGACCGTCAGGGCGGCTACATCCGCATCATGAAGGCTGGCTATCGCCATGGCGACAACGCCCCGATGGCAGTGATCGAGTTCGTCGACCGCGACACCTCGGCCAAGGGTCTGGATTCCGGTCCGGTCGCGGATTACGAGGGCGACGACGAATAG
- the secY gene encoding preprotein translocase subunit SecY — translation MASAAEQLAANMNMGSFAKATELHKRLLFTLGALLVYRIGTYVPIPGINSEAFLQFFNNPDGQRGILDMFNMFSGGAVERMAVFALNVTPYISASIIVQLMGSVYPPWEKLKKEGGESGRKQLNQYTRYLTVVLALAQSFGIAAGLNAQPQLVDNPGLFFIATTVVSLTGGTMFLMWLGEQVTARGVGNGISLIIFAGIVAVLPGTIGRLLGLAQQGQLSAFALLFILVMVVAVVVFIVFMERAQRRLLIQYPKRQEGNRMAGGERSFLPLKVNTAGVIPPIFASSLLLLPSTVANFAATANLPAWLEWLPTVAAQLTHGQPLFMVLYGVLIVFFCFFYTSITFNPEDTAENLRKYGGFLPGIRPGKRTAEYLDYVLTRLTVIGAAYITAVCLLPEIVSANFGQGLYFGGTSVLIVVSVTMDTVAQIQSQLLAHQYEGLIKKAKLRGRGGRGAPAPSRR, via the coding sequence ATGGCTTCGGCCGCCGAACAACTCGCCGCCAACATGAACATGGGCTCGTTCGCGAAAGCGACCGAGCTGCACAAGCGTCTGCTTTTCACGCTGGGCGCCCTGCTGGTCTATCGCATCGGCACCTATGTGCCGATCCCGGGGATCAACTCCGAAGCCTTTCTGCAGTTCTTCAACAATCCGGACGGCCAGCGCGGCATCCTGGACATGTTCAACATGTTCTCGGGCGGCGCGGTCGAGCGGATGGCCGTCTTCGCCCTGAATGTGACGCCCTACATCTCGGCCTCGATCATCGTCCAGCTGATGGGCAGCGTGTATCCGCCGTGGGAAAAGCTGAAGAAGGAAGGCGGCGAAAGCGGCCGCAAGCAGCTGAACCAGTACACCCGCTATCTGACCGTGGTCCTGGCCCTGGCGCAGTCGTTCGGCATCGCCGCCGGACTGAACGCTCAACCGCAGTTGGTCGACAATCCCGGACTGTTCTTCATCGCCACGACGGTCGTTTCGCTGACCGGCGGAACCATGTTCCTGATGTGGCTGGGCGAGCAGGTGACGGCGCGCGGGGTCGGCAACGGCATCTCCCTGATCATCTTCGCCGGCATCGTCGCGGTCCTGCCGGGCACGATCGGCCGTCTTCTGGGTCTGGCCCAGCAGGGTCAGCTGTCGGCCTTCGCCCTGCTGTTCATCCTGGTGATGGTCGTGGCCGTGGTGGTCTTCATCGTCTTCATGGAACGCGCCCAGCGTCGCCTGCTGATCCAGTATCCCAAGCGCCAGGAAGGCAACCGGATGGCGGGGGGCGAGCGCTCGTTCCTGCCGCTGAAGGTCAACACCGCCGGGGTCATCCCGCCGATCTTCGCCTCCTCCCTGCTGCTGCTGCCATCGACCGTGGCGAATTTCGCTGCGACCGCCAACCTGCCGGCCTGGCTGGAATGGCTGCCGACCGTGGCCGCCCAGCTGACACATGGCCAGCCGCTGTTCATGGTGCTGTACGGCGTGCTGATCGTCTTCTTCTGTTTCTTCTATACGTCGATCACCTTCAACCCCGAGGACACGGCCGAGAACCTGCGCAAATACGGGGGCTTCCTGCCGGGGATCCGTCCGGGCAAGCGGACGGCGGAATATCTGGACTATGTCCTGACCCGCCTGACCGTGATCGGCGCTGCCTATATCACCGCAGTCTGCCTGCTGCCCGAGATCGTGTCCGCCAACTTCGGACAGGGTCTGTATTTCGGGGGCACCTCGGTGCTGATCGTGGTTTCGGTGACGATGGACACGGTGGCGCAGATCCAGTCCCAGTTGCTGGCACACCAGTACGAAGGCCTCATCAAGAAGGCCAAGCTGCGTGGCCGTGGCGGTCGCGGCGCGCCCGCGCCCTCGAGACGCTAG
- a CDS encoding glutathione S-transferase family protein, translating to MTDLILYSHPFSSYCQKAIVAFYEKDLPFTQRMLEDEGAMAELKAAWPFGQFPVLKEGARHFAEASIIIERLDQIDPSTPMIPTDPDLALETRFMDRVFDNHVQSNQQRIIYNALRPEADRDPLIVTEAKAKLETAYAWLDGVMSGRTWAAGEAFTLADCGAAPGLLYAHWTHPIPKDLPHLWAYRRRLLARPSYARALDEARPYRGYFPLGAPDEDWPPTPSTGPDG from the coding sequence GTGACCGACCTGATCCTCTACAGTCACCCGTTCTCGTCCTACTGCCAGAAGGCGATCGTGGCCTTTTACGAGAAGGACCTGCCGTTCACCCAGCGGATGCTGGAGGACGAGGGGGCGATGGCGGAGCTGAAGGCGGCCTGGCCGTTCGGGCAGTTTCCGGTGCTGAAGGAGGGGGCGCGCCACTTCGCCGAGGCGTCGATCATCATCGAGCGGCTGGACCAGATCGACCCCTCGACGCCGATGATCCCGACCGATCCGGACCTGGCGCTGGAGACGCGGTTCATGGACCGGGTGTTCGACAATCACGTCCAGTCGAACCAGCAGCGGATCATCTACAATGCCCTGCGCCCCGAGGCGGATCGCGACCCCCTCATCGTGACGGAGGCGAAGGCAAAGCTGGAGACGGCCTATGCCTGGCTGGACGGGGTGATGTCGGGCCGGACCTGGGCGGCGGGCGAGGCCTTCACCTTGGCCGACTGCGGGGCGGCACCGGGGCTGCTTTACGCCCATTGGACCCACCCGATCCCCAAGGATCTGCCCCACCTGTGGGCCTATCGCCGCCGCCTGCTGGCCCGGCCCAGCTATGCCCGGGCCCTGGACGAGGCCCGGCCGTACCGGGGCTATTTCCCGCTGGGCGCGCCGGACGAGGATTGGCCGCCTACTCCTTCGACAGGTCCTGACGGCTGA
- the rpsM gene encoding 30S ribosomal protein S13, with product MARIAGVNIPTNKRVEIALQYIHGIGPAAARDITGKVGIEASRRVNQLTDAEVLQIRETIDKDHTVEGDLRRETSMNIKRLMDLACYRGLRHRKGLPVRGQRTHTNARTRKGPAKPIAGKKK from the coding sequence GTGGCCCGTATCGCTGGCGTCAACATTCCGACCAACAAGCGCGTCGAAATCGCGCTTCAGTACATTCACGGCATCGGCCCGGCCGCGGCCAGGGACATTACCGGCAAGGTGGGCATCGAGGCCTCGCGCCGCGTGAACCAGCTGACGGACGCCGAAGTCCTGCAGATCCGCGAGACAATCGACAAGGATCACACCGTCGAGGGCGACCTGCGCCGCGAGACGTCGATGAACATCAAGCGTCTGATGGACCTGGCCTGCTACCGCGGCCTGCGTCACCGCAAGGGCCTGCCGGTCCGCGGCCAGCGCACCCACACCAACGCCCGCACCCGCAAGGGTCCCGCCAAGCCGATCGCCGGCAAGAAGAAGTAA
- a CDS encoding Do family serine endopeptidase: MKISTLALTAALALAACGNANSTKAQDGVFAEPTNRTPPTDVSTMKQSFSPVVREAAPAVVNISARSVQRVQADPFFQMFGGGMPRERVAESAGSGVIVRSDGIVVTNNHVIEGAQQIRVVLNDRREFPAEVILADERSDIAVLRLTGVTEQLPVLAIDDREEQQVGDLVLAIGNPFGVGQTVTNGIISALNRTETGISDSGSFIQTDAAINPGNSGGPLVDMDGDVIGINTAIFSRSGSSSGVGFAVPASMVRRVVDSALGGATAVVRPWLGVKGDSVTADIARSLGLARPQGLIVTDVYANGPGARAGLREGDVITAIDGAEINDQGGLNFRIGTKTPNDSVAVTVLREGRPQTLNARVQTLPGDAKGNGQTIEQGPFAGAQVAALNPALADRLGGDPFASGAIVTDVARNSYAYRANGFLPGDVVTRIDGRPVRNLAAIQGATRGSEVSLLRQGREMSGRVR, translated from the coding sequence ATGAAGATCTCGACCCTCGCCCTCACCGCGGCGCTGGCGCTGGCCGCCTGCGGCAACGCCAACTCGACCAAGGCCCAGGACGGCGTCTTCGCCGAGCCGACCAACCGGACGCCGCCGACCGACGTCTCGACCATGAAGCAGAGCTTCTCGCCCGTCGTGCGCGAGGCGGCCCCGGCGGTGGTGAACATTTCGGCGCGGTCGGTGCAGCGGGTGCAGGCCGACCCCTTCTTCCAGATGTTCGGCGGCGGAATGCCGCGCGAGCGGGTGGCGGAATCGGCGGGCTCGGGCGTCATCGTGCGCTCGGACGGCATTGTGGTGACCAACAACCATGTCATCGAGGGGGCCCAGCAGATCCGCGTCGTCCTGAACGACCGGCGCGAGTTTCCGGCCGAGGTGATCCTGGCCGACGAACGGTCCGACATCGCGGTGCTGAGGCTGACGGGGGTGACCGAGCAGCTGCCGGTCCTGGCCATCGACGACCGCGAGGAACAGCAGGTCGGCGACCTGGTTCTGGCCATCGGCAATCCGTTCGGGGTGGGCCAGACGGTGACCAATGGCATCATCTCGGCCCTGAACCGGACCGAGACCGGCATTTCGGATTCGGGGTCGTTCATCCAGACGGATGCGGCGATCAATCCCGGCAACTCCGGCGGGCCGCTGGTGGACATGGACGGCGATGTGATCGGCATCAATACGGCGATCTTCTCGCGGTCGGGGTCGTCCTCGGGCGTCGGGTTCGCGGTGCCGGCCTCGATGGTGCGGCGGGTGGTGGACTCCGCGCTGGGCGGCGCGACGGCGGTGGTCCGGCCCTGGCTGGGGGTGAAGGGCGACAGCGTGACGGCGGACATCGCCCGCTCGCTGGGCCTGGCCCGGCCGCAGGGGCTGATCGTCACGGACGTCTATGCCAACGGGCCGGGGGCGCGGGCGGGCCTGCGCGAAGGCGACGTCATCACCGCCATCGACGGGGCCGAGATCAACGACCAGGGCGGGCTGAACTTCCGCATCGGGACGAAGACCCCCAACGACAGCGTGGCCGTGACGGTCCTGCGCGAGGGGCGGCCCCAGACGTTGAACGCGCGGGTCCAGACCCTGCCGGGCGATGCCAAGGGCAATGGCCAGACGATCGAACAGGGCCCGTTCGCCGGGGCCCAGGTGGCGGCGCTGAACCCGGCGCTGGCCGACCGGCTGGGGGGGGATCCCTTCGCCAGCGGAGCGATCGTCACCGATGTGGCCCGCAACAGCTATGCCTATCGCGCCAACGGCTTCCTGCCGGGCGATGTGGTGACCCGGATCGACGGGCGGCCCGTGCGCAACCTTGCGGCGATCCAGGGCGCGACGCGGGGGTCGGAAGTGTCCCTGTTGCGGCAGGGCCGGGAGATGTCGGGGCGGGTGCGCTAA
- a CDS encoding ectonucleotide pyrophosphatase/phosphodiesterase codes for MLRFMIVLLALLLAACATAPATRDPGQPRPLTILVSIDGFRSDYLTRGVTPQLSRLAAEGATGSMRPSFPSVTFPNHYTLVTGLHPDHHGIVGNRFVDPVLGGFTMASKETGFWDQAEPIWVTAEKAGLKAATMFWPGSETEIRGVRPSWWLPFDQAVSGDARVDRLLAWIDETPRPDFATLYFDTVDTAGHTFGPAAPETDRAVADVDMSIARLISGLKDRGLWETTTLVVVADHGMAATSLERVIYLDDLIDPARVTVLYAGALASIEPVAGHEAEVEAALVKRHPHGECWTRRTIPARFVLGSNPRVASIVCSADIGWLFAVRARPVTATGGAHGYDNAAPEMQALFIAHGPGIAQGVVLRDLDSVDVQPLLGRLLGIAVPAGDGRAADTLPAMRR; via the coding sequence GTGCTGCGTTTTATGATCGTCCTTCTGGCCTTGCTGCTGGCCGCCTGTGCCACCGCCCCTGCGACGCGCGACCCGGGGCAACCTCGCCCCCTGACGATCCTGGTGTCCATCGACGGGTTCCGGTCGGACTACCTGACGCGGGGCGTGACGCCACAGCTGTCGCGGCTGGCGGCGGAGGGGGCGACGGGTTCGATGCGGCCGTCGTTTCCCAGCGTGACCTTTCCCAACCACTACACCCTGGTGACGGGTCTGCACCCTGACCACCACGGCATCGTCGGCAACAGGTTCGTCGATCCTGTGCTGGGCGGGTTCACGATGGCGAGCAAGGAGACGGGATTCTGGGACCAGGCCGAGCCGATCTGGGTGACGGCGGAGAAGGCGGGCCTGAAGGCTGCGACGATGTTCTGGCCGGGGTCGGAGACGGAAATCCGGGGGGTGCGGCCGAGCTGGTGGCTGCCGTTCGACCAGGCGGTGAGCGGCGATGCCCGGGTGGATCGGCTGCTGGCCTGGATCGACGAGACGCCGCGTCCGGACTTCGCGACCCTGTATTTCGACACGGTGGACACGGCCGGCCACACCTTCGGCCCCGCCGCCCCGGAAACCGACCGAGCGGTGGCGGACGTGGACATGTCCATCGCGCGCCTGATCAGCGGGCTGAAGGACCGGGGTCTGTGGGAGACGACCACTCTGGTCGTGGTGGCCGACCACGGGATGGCGGCGACGTCGCTGGAGCGGGTGATCTATCTGGACGACCTGATCGATCCGGCCAGGGTGACGGTGCTGTATGCCGGCGCCCTGGCCTCGATCGAGCCGGTGGCGGGCCACGAGGCGGAGGTCGAGGCGGCCCTGGTCAAGCGCCATCCGCACGGCGAATGCTGGACGCGCCGGACGATCCCGGCGCGGTTCGTGCTGGGCTCCAACCCGCGCGTGGCGTCCATCGTCTGTTCCGCCGACATCGGCTGGCTGTTCGCGGTCCGGGCGCGCCCGGTGACGGCCACCGGCGGGGCGCACGGCTATGACAACGCCGCGCCCGAGATGCAGGCCCTGTTCATCGCCCATGGGCCGGGCATCGCGCAGGGCGTGGTGCTGAGAGACCTGGACAGTGTCGATGTGCAGCCCCTGCTGGGGCGTCTGCTGGGGATCGCCGTGCCGGCGGGCGACGGCCGGGCGGCCGATACGCTGCCGGCCATGAGACGGTAA